The Kogia breviceps isolate mKogBre1 chromosome 19, mKogBre1 haplotype 1, whole genome shotgun sequence genome contains the following window.
GATTTAAGCTATGTTAAGACATGTTATGTAGTTCAAAATGGAGTCACACTGGCCAACCTGAACGTCCATGTTAGTTGTTTTGAAATGTCTGTTGTAGCACTGGGAGTATCTTAAGTGATAAACTAAGAGTGTTACTTTAGATAAGAAGTTTGATGGATATATGTCACTGGAAGAGAAGGAACAACTGATAGAGTGAAGACCCCTCCCCCAGAGGGTAACTGTTGCTCCTTAAGAAGAGACCACCAAGCCCAGTGACTTGAAGACTCTTCCCTGAAGGACGCGACTCCACGTTGCTGAGAGCTGTTCCAGCTTTTTGAACGTTGCCAGAGGCCCTGTCAGAGCAGAAGGCAACTTCCCACTCACACCTGTCTCAAGACCTGTGGCCAGACCAGAGATGCTGCTCGTGCTGAGACGCCTCCTTCTCAGACTTCTCCTTGGAGTGGTTCATTACCCCCTTTTCCCTACTTTGTAACCGTGTGTAATAAACTGAGCGATTCGTGAATTGAATGTTGACTACTGTTCCCTACATCTCCATTCCTGATTCTCACCTGCCCTTACTGCTAGGCCGTGCCCTTCCTTCACAGTAGACAGGCCTCTTCGAACATTTGCTCTTGGAGTCCAGCGGCCAAAATCCCATGGGAGTTGTATGGGTGGTCCTCGGGCCAACAGCCCAGGCTGTTGAAATGGGGCCATCTTGATGGCCAGTCTTTGTGGCTGCAGCACGACCGAAATGATTACAACTGCATGAAAAAAAGCCCAGCTCTCAGCCCACAGAATAGGAGAGAACCATAAACCGCTGCTCCAGGCCACTAGGTTTGGAGTGGTTTGTCTGTTTTtaggctgcaccatgtggcatgtgggaatatgggatcttagttccccgaccagggattgaacccatgtcccatgcagtggaagcacaaagtcttaaccactggaccttcaGGGAAGTCCTGGAGTGGTTTGTGGGATGACTGTACTGCTATTATTTACTCCCAAaggatccttttttttctttttaaaatataattaattaatttattttggctgcgttgggtcttcgttgctgtgcgcgagctttctctagctgtcgcgagtaggggctactcttcgtcacggtgtgcgggcttctcaccgcatCGTAGTCTTCTCTtattgtagagcatgggctctaggagcacaggctcagtaattgtggcacacaggcttagttgctccgcagcatgtgggatcttcccagatcagggatcgaacccatatcccctgcattggcaggcagattcttaaccactgtgctgccagggaagtctggatcctttttcttagaaataaatacacgctgaaatatttatgatatttGACGTTTGCTTCAAACTTGCTGCATGTGTTAAGGAAATGAGGGCACATGTGACACAGGATTGGACACGAGCTGGTGGGTACCTGTTGAAGCTGGTGATCGGTCCCCTGGGCTTCATAATCCCATTCTTTCTACCTTGGTCCATGTGGTGGGCCGCCTCCTTGTCCTCATGCTCCTGTGCTCTCCTCCGGCGCTGTTCTGGGGAAGGTCCGTGTGACCAGCAGAAGAGAGCAGAAGCGATGGCACTTCTGACACTAGGTTATGAGGGACACTGCAGCTTTGTTTTTGGCACTTGCTGTTTCCCTGGCTTGCGTTCtcttgctgcatgcaggatcttcgttgctgcatgtggactcttagttgtggcatgcaggatctagttccccaaccagggattgaaccctggccccctgcattgggagtgcagtcttgcccactggaccaccagggaaggccctctgtttctgtttctgaggCCTCACTTGGGGGCCGCCAACTGCCTTATAGAGAGGCCAGAAGCTGTTGGCAGCGGGGAACTAAACCCTCCAGCCAACAACCCACTGCAGATCCTTGAGACCAGGCCCCACGCTCACAGTTGACCACAACCTCACAAGATTGGAGCCGGAATCACCCCGCAGAGCAGCTCCCTGATCCTCGTTCAAGATAGTAAATGTTGGtcgttttaagctgctaaattccAGGATACGTTTTTATCCAGCAATAGGTAACTAACATAACAAGTCTGGTATTTTTCAAAAAGCACTTGGGTTATGGGAAAGCAAACTTGCTCAACCAGCGATTCAGCAGTGCAGCAGGACGGCTGGCTGTAGCATCGCGGTTTTCAGTGGCAGGAAGCCTCAGAAGCACACACCGAATAAATACCATACTGGAATGCTCTGTCTTTGGCCAACTCAACTTCCTACACGTAAAGGGGACAGTGAGACTCTTAGATACAGAAAACTCGCAAATACtcctcaaaagttaaagacatttCGAAAAGATACCAAAGGTCAGTATTTCGCATTAAGTTCTATGGCCTAAAAGGCCCTCCTACGCGCAATCTAGGGGTGTGTGTTTGTGATGATTCTGGTGTTGAGCATTTGGGGGCTCAGACCccgcgaggaggaggaggaagcgggGTGCTTGGCGGGCACTGGCGGCGCAAGCTCCGCCAGTCCCGCCACATTGGTCACAAATCATGGGCCCCGCCTGGAGCTGCAAAATGCTCCCGGGTTGAGCGCATGGGCAAGTGTCCGACACTCGCCACGCGGCTGGAGAACCCGGGTCGGCCGTGGCGTCTGGGCCAGGAGCTCTTGGCAGGGCGACCACATGTTGACTTGGTCTGGAAGGAGCGAAAGGCTCGACAGGAGCACCGACCCCTCTCCGGGAAGGGAGCGCGAGGCCGACACCCGCGGTTGAACTTCCGGCGGTAACTTCCAGGAGGCCGAACAGCGGCGACTGGGCGCGAAGGCCGCCTCAGGCTGGACGGCGGCCATCCGCTGACCCCGGCTCCTAGAGGGGACTGGCCGGGCCTCGCAGAATGACGGCTGCGTACCCACAGAGGGAGGCGTGGCCGTGGAGGGAGACGCGCCCGTTGACTGACAGACGCGCGTTCCAGCACCTCGCGGAAATGCCACGCCGCGCCCACGTTCCGCGTGGGGATCAGCGAGACTGTGACACTGCCCCGCCCCTTCAGTTTGCGGGCTGACCCCTGGGGATGCCCGGGTCCAAAAAATACCTGGGGGAAAGGGCGCAGAACCCCCAACGGGATAAGCCTCCGCAAACGTCCCCACCGTCGCACCGCCCACGCTGGATGCGCCCACGAGGCCGTGCCCAGAAGATGGCGGCGGCGCGCTGACGCCAGGCCCCGCGCGCATGCGCTCTCCGCAGCCCTCCCGTCGCGAGCGGAAGTCGCGTGCCCCGGAAGTGGCCGGGCGGGCGCGCGCGGGCGGGGCGGCAAAGGTTCGTCATTCTGTGCCTGAGGGCGCGCAAGAACTGCGAAGACGATCCTCTGGTGAGCGCCGGCGGCGGGGCTGGCAAGCGCGGTGGGTGCGGCAGGCGGGGCGGCCGCGGGGGAGGAGGCCGGGGCCGCGCCTTTGTTctcgccgcccgccccgcccgctaGCCCCGCCGAGGGGTCTGCGCCGGGCGGGGGCCGCATTGACAGCGGGCGGTGGTCCAGGCGTAGGGCGGGCCCACGTGCGGGTCGGGGGCGCTGGGATCTGGAGGCGGGGGCTTGGGTGCTGGGGGCGGGATCCGGGGGCTGTGCAGGCCTCTTTTGTGGTCGCCGCTCGTGCCCAGGGCCCCCTCCCCGCTGGTGTGCGCGGGCCCGGGCCAGGCCGGACGCCCCTTCCCTTGGGCGGTGAGGTCCCCGCGCCCCACCTCACGCGCCGGGCGGGGCCCGGCCCAGATTGCAGGCCCTGCGGAAGTGCGGGCCGCGCTTTCGCACTTAAAGGATTTTGTTGCCTGCGGCCGAGATTGAGTGGCGTTAGGGCGTGAGTCTTCTAGAGGAATTCCAGAGGAAGCAGCAAGAAGGTCTGGAAAAGCGGGACGGCCCCACCCCGCCTGCGGCGACCGGGCGGTTCCGCGTCCCTAGCGGCCCTTTGTAAGATCTGATCCTCGCGCGGGTCCCGGCCTTGGCTATCTTTACTGGCAGCTGGTGGCCCTGACCCATCTCCTGCACCGCCAGGTCAGATCTGAGTGGGTTTCAGATATTTCTCAGGGATTCTAGGGGGTGCGACGGTCATCCTCAGCGAAGGAAGCCCAGTGGCTGCCCCATCGCTGCTCCTCGCTTTGTCAGCACTGCTGTGGGCTCTTCTGGGGCAGGGTGCGGAAGGAGGGTCCTGACTACCACATGTTTGCAGTGGTTCGCAAATTCTAGGTCGCAGACCCTCACAATTGGAGATATGATTGGCAGACACTTAGGGCCTCTCATGCCATTTTAGGACTTAACCTGTGAGACTGAGGTTGGCCCTGTTATCTGAGCCTTAGGAGAGTCCTGTGTTTGAAGGGTGAGAGAGAACTGAGTCGTGTCTTGCACGAAGGCTTTGGTTTGCAGCTAGGACGTGTCCGAAGGAACCCTGTGGTTAGAGAGGACCCAGCAGGAGGGGTCCCTTGAGGCAAGGGCCTGGAAAGTTCAGAAAAAGCAGCAGGACTTGGTCCTGATGTTGCCTGGTGGGACCAGGTTGCTGCTGCTTCCTGGGCAGCAAGGGAGCTGTGTGCCTGGTCTCCCCTAGGAGCAGGGTGCAGATTCCACTTAGCTCTGGGTGCTGGACCTGGGGTGGGGTCCCCTGAGGTGGGCAGGGCAAGGAGGTGAGTGtggcccctctgggcctcaggagCCAGTGTCTGGGTCCTTTTCAAAGTTCTGATTGTCGTTGCTTTCCTGTTACAGAAGATACACCTCTTCTTGGGCCCAGGTGGGGGCTTGGCCACCTGCAGAGATCTGACGCAGATCACCTGGGGGACCTGCAAAGGGGCAGGAGGGGGAACACTGGGTCCCTCCGAGATGCCACAGCCCATGCTACCCTGTCCACAGGTGTCCCAGATCTAGCTAGAGGTGAGCATGGCTGAGCAGGAGCCCACAGCCGAGCAGTTGGCACAGATTGCAGCTGAGAACGAGGAGGATGAGCACTCCGTCAACTACAAGCCCCCGGCCCAGAAGAGCATCCAGGAGATCCAGGAGCTGGACAAGGACGACGAGAGTCTGCGCAAGTACAAGGAGGCCCTGCTGGGCCGTGTGGCCGTGTCTGCCGGTGAGTGGGCCCTGGTGGGTGGGTGTGGACACCTGTCGCTTTTCTGGATGTTTGCTACTGTTTCCCCCACTGGTGAAACTCTAATTTGCTGTCACTTTGCAGACCCCAACGTCCCCAATGTTGTGGTGACCCGACTGATCCTGGTTTGTAGCACGGCCCCGGGCCCCTTGGAGCTGGACCTGACAGGTGAGTGGTATCTCTGAGGTTCCTGGCTGGGGCTGCCTGGCACCCTGCTGCTTCCCCTAAAGATAGTTTGTTGGGGTGTTGGCGCCCTCTTGTGGGCAGCACAAGAAGTGTAGCCAAGTGGTCTTAAAAGGCTCTGGTTTTGGTGTTGTCTTGGTCTGGGTTGCCAAGGGTTATGTTGGGGGGGGCAGGTGGAAGGGGCACCCCACCAGGGCCAGAGGCTTCCTCTGGCTGGCTGAACCTCCTAGTGTggcattcttctcaaatgcaggTGATCTGGAGAGCTTTAAGAAGCAGTCTTTTGTGCTGAAGGAGGGTGTGGAATACAGGATAAAAATCTCCTTCCGGGTAAGgaggaggctcagggaggtgccaggggctgggactgGGGATCCTGGCTGAGCCCTGCTTGGGGTGCCTCCTTGTAGGTGAACCGAGAGATCGTGTCCGGCATGAAGTACATCCAGCACACATACAGGAAAGGCGTTAAGAGTGAGTGGGGGTGGGCGCCAGGCCCGAGCTCCCAGGAGGGAGGTGGCCAC
Protein-coding sequences here:
- the ARHGDIA gene encoding rho GDP-dissociation inhibitor 1, with amino-acid sequence MAEQEPTAEQLAQIAAENEEDEHSVNYKPPAQKSIQEIQELDKDDESLRKYKEALLGRVAVSADPNVPNVVVTRLILVCSTAPGPLELDLTGDLESFKKQSFVLKEGVEYRIKISFRVNREIVSGMKYIQHTYRKGVKIDKTDYMVGSYGPRAEEYEFLTPMEEAPKGMLARGSYNIKSRFTDDDRTDHLSWEWNLTIKKEWKD